From the genome of Tsukamurella pulmonis:
GGTTGCCGCCGAGCACGACGTCGGTACCACGGCCGGCCATGTTGGTGGCGACGGTGACCGCGCCGGGCGTACCGGCCTTGGCGATGATCGCCGCCTCCTGCTCGTGGAACTTGGCGTTGAGCACGGTGTGCGGGATCTTCTTGCGCTCGAGCTGGCGGGAGAGGTACTCGGAGCGCTCGACCGAGGTGGTACCGATCAGCACCGGCTGGCCGGCCTCGTGCCGCTCGGCGATGTCGTCGACGATGGCGGCGAACTTCGCCTCCTCCGTCTTGTAGATCAGGTCCGTCTGGTCCTTGCGGATCATCGGCTTGTTGGTCGGGATCGGGATGACGCCCAGCTTGTAGATCTGGTGCAGCTCGGCGGCCTCGGTCTCGGCCGTACCCGTCATGCCCGAGAGCTTGTCGTAGAGGCGGAAGTAGTTCTGCAGCGTGATGGTGGCGAGCGTCTGGTTCTCGGCCTGGATCTCGACGCCCTCCTTGGCCTCGAGCGCCTGGTGCATGCCCTCGTTGAAGCGGCGTCCCGCGAGCACGCGGCCGGTGAACTCGTCGACGATGAGCACCTCGCCCGAGCGGACGATGTAGTCCTTGTCGCGCTCGTAGAGCTCCTTGGCCTTGATCGCGTTGTTGAGGTAGCTGACCAGCAGCGAGTTCTGCGCGTCGTAGAGGTTCTCGATGCCCAGCTGGTCCTCGACGAGTTCGACGCCGGCCTCGTTGACGCCGATCGTCTTCTTGCGGATGTCCACCTCGTAGTGGGTGTCCTTCTCCATCAGCGGCACGATCCGGGAGAACTCGGTGTACCACTTGCTCGAACCGTCGGCCGGGCCGGAGATGATGAGCGGCGTGCGGGCCTCGTCGATGAGGATCGAGTCGACCTCGTCGACGATGGCGTAGTTGTGGCCGCGCTGGACGAGCTCCTGCTCGCTGTGCGCCATGTTGTCGCGCAGGTAGTCGAAGCCGAACTCGTTGTTGGTGCCGTACGTGATGTCGGCGCTGTAGGCCTGCCGGCGGCGCTCCGGGTCCTGGCCCGCCAGGATGCAGTCCACCTCGAGCCCGAGGAAGCGGTGCACGCGGCCCATCCAGTCGGCGTCGCGCTTGGCGAGGTAGTCGTTGGTGGTGACCAGGTGCACGCCCTTACCGGTGAGCGCGTTGGCATAGGCGGCCATGACGGAGGTCAGGGTCTTGCCCTCACCGGTCTTCATCTCGGCGATGTCGCCCTCGTGCAGGGCACCCGCACCCATGATCTGGACGTGGTAGGGCTTCTGGCCGAGCACGCGCCACGCGGCCTCGCGGGCCGTGGCGAACGCCTCGGGCAGGATCTCGTCGAGCGACTCGCCCTTCTCCAGCCGCGTCTTGAAGAGCTCGGTCTTGGCCTGGAGCTTCTCGTCGGAGAGCGCCGCGTATTCGTCGCCCAGGCTCTCCACGTAGGAGGCCAAGCCGTCGAGCCGCTTGACCATCCGGCCTTCGCCGAACCGCAGCACCTTGGAGAGAACCACTGAGCAACCTCAATCCGTTACGAGTCAAGTGAGCGCGCGCACACACGAATCCCGGCCGCGTCGTCCGCGACCGGGATCCATGGTAGGCGAAACGTCAGGTCAGGCGGAGGAGGCCGTAGTCGAAGGCCTTCCGCCGGTACACCACGGACGGCTTCTCCGTCTCCTTGTCGAAGAACAGGAAGAAGTCGTGACCGACCAGTTCCATCTGGGAGAGCGCGTCATCCACGGTCATCGGGGTGCCCGGGTGGTCCTTGGTGCGCACGATCTGGCCGGGCAGGTGATCCTCGACCAGCGCGGCGTACGGATCGTCGTCGTCCTCGGTGCGGGGCGGGGCGTCCGGCAGGGCCGACGGGGCCGTCGCCTCGGCCACGGAGACCGGGGTGCGGTTGCCGTAGTGCACCTTCTTGCGGTCCGCGGCCTTGCGCAGCCGGCTCTGCAGCCGGGACAGGGCGGTCTCGAAGGCGGCGTAGAAGTTCTCCGCCGCGGCCTCGGCACGGGCGACGCCGCCCTTGCCGCGCACGGTGAGCTCAAGCCGCTGGCACGACTTGGACTGCCGCGGGTTGGGCTCGTGGAACAGACTCACCTCGAACAGGGTGATGGTGGGGCGGAACTTCTCGAGGCGCGCCAGCTTGTCCTCCAGGTACACGCGGAAGTGATCGGGGACCTCCACGTTGCGGCCGTCGATGGCCACGGGGCAGTCGGGGGTGAGGTACTCCTTGTCGCGCTCGTCGGCGATGTGGCCGGGTTCGCGGAAGGGGTCGACCTCGACGCTGGGCGTATTGGTGCGGTTCGTATCTCGCGGGGACAGAAGGGTCATGTGAAACCTTTCGTGCGGGCCCGATCACACTGCGCCAGTACGGATCACCAGTCCGGACTCGGTCAGGTGCGCGCGGATGCAGGCTCAGATTCGAACGCCGGGCGGACTGCCGGGCGCCAGGGAGGGTGCGACATCACCTCCTCTTTCTCGAACCGGGAAAGGTACCCCCGAAGATAGCCCCGGTTCGCCGATCCCGCCAGGATTTGGTCACTGTGAGTTCACCGGCGCGCCACTCCGCGGCGACCCCGCTCGGCGACCTCCCGCCGCGCGAGTGCGAGCGACCGCGTCCGGGACGCGCTCCGTGCCCACCGCACGCTCACGCCGCGGCGAGGGTGATCGCGGCGGCGACGCTCACGCCCCGCCGGGCGAGCGCGGCGACGGACTCGGCCAGGGTGGCGCCGGTGGTGACCACGTCGTCGACGAGGACGACGGTGCCGGCGCCCGGCAGGCCGCGCACCCGGACGGTGCCGCGGACGTTGGCGGCCCGCGCAGCAGCACTGAGCCCCACCGATTCCGCCGCGCCCACCGAGCGCAGCACGGGGGCGACGGACATCGCGCACACCCCGTCGCGGTGAGGGCGGCGGCGCGGCACACCGCGGTCACCACGTCGCCGCCGCGGCGGCGCGCGGCCCAGGCCGTCGTGGGCGCGGGGATCAGCACCAGCGGACCGTCGAGCTCACCCCACGCGCGCAGGCGCAACAGCGCGTGCGCCAGGCCCCGGCCCAGCGGCGCGGCCAGATCGCCCCGGCCCCGTTCCTTGAGCTGGAGCACCGCGCGGCGGCGCGGACCGTCGTAGCGGCCCAGCGTCCACACGGGTGTCCCGGGCTCGACGGTGGTGCGGATCAGGGCCGGCGCGTCGTGCAGGGCCGCCTCGCACCGCGCGCACCAGCGCACCCGCGGGGCACCGCAGCCGCCGCAGGTGCGCGGTACCGCGAGTTCGAGCAGATCGTCGGCCCCGCCGGCCACCGCGCCGGCGAGCCTTCGCACCACGTGCACGGCTCCCCCCGCTCCGGCGGTCCTACCCCGGCAGCACCGGGTTCGCCCGGCCCCCCGCCAGGCGATCCACCTGGCTCCAGTATTGCTCGTCGCTGTCGGGACCGATGCCGATCTCCCACACCCCCGACATGTCGGTGGCGTACACGGCGCTCATCGACACCGCGACGTTGGTGACCGGCGGCGAGAGGTTGCGGCTCGGCAGGGCCCGGATCTCGCCGGAGTCGTAGCGCACCTGCAGCACCGGCGAGTCGGAGGTGTTGCGGCCGATGAACAGGGTGTCGCCACTCTGCCAGTCGACGGACGACGCGGCCAGGTCCCGGTCGGTGACCACCTGCGCGAGGTTCGTGATGCGGGTCCGCCCGTCGGCCGCGGTCTGCACGACGCCCACGAGCACCCGGCCGGCGACGACCAGGGCCACCCGCACACCGTCGCGGGAGAGCCGCAGTTCGGAGATGGGGCCGGGGACCGCGGCCGCCACCTCGCCGGAGTCGATGTCCGCGGTGGTGACCTCGCCGGTGGACTGGTCCTGCCGGACCCGGACCACCCGCGTCCCGTCGAGCACCGTCCAGACGCTGCCGTCGTCCGGCGTCCACGACGGCCTCGTCATCGAGCCGGCCGTGAGGACCTGCGTCGGAACGCCGCCGTAGGGCCCCATCGTCAGCGCGGTCCCGGGCTCGCCGCGAGCGCCCGCGTCGAGGACGGCCGCCACCTGACGCCCCGTGCCCGACAGTCCCACCGACCGGATGCCCGTACCGGAGCCGAGCGGTCCGGCGACGGGCGTGACCTGGTCGGCGGCGATCTTGACGAACCGGCCGTCGAGGACGCCGTGCAGGCCGACCGCGAGATCGGAGGAGGCGTTCGGGCTGATCGAGGCGACGTCGTTGGGGTTCCAGCCGGCCTGGTGCTTGTCGTCGAGCGAGGATCCGTCGACGGTGATCACGTACGGCCCCTGCACGTCGGCGCTCGCGAGGGTCCACACGACCTGCCCCGCGACCAGCCGCGCGACGTCGGGTTCGATCCGCGGCAGGCCCGTGAAGTCCACCTGCACACCCGCGAAACCCACGCCCGGGTCGCGGTTCTCGCCCTGCGCGGCGGTCACCGCGCCGCGGACGGCCGCGTTGGTACCGAAGGGATTGAACACCGCGTCCTTGAGGGAGGCGCGTGGGCCTCGGACCAGCAGCAACAGCAGGTCGGCGGCGAGCTTCGAGCGGGGGCTGGCCAGCCAGCGCGCGTCCGGCACCAGCGTGCGGCCCGTCGGATCGGGGAAGTACAGCAGGTAGCGGTGGTAGACCGAACCGAACTGATCGGCGTCGATCACCAGGATGGGCTCGGTCCCGACATCGCTGATCCCCTGGATGCGCCACTGCCCGTCGGCCTGCACCAGCTGGACGTTCTGCGTGATCGACTGCGTGGCCGGGGTGAAGGTGCCGTCGAGCTCGAGGTAACCCGTGGCCTGCGCGCGGATGGTGGCCTTGATGAAGCCGGCCGCGCGGTCCGTGGGCAGCACGTCGATGTTCTTGACCACGACGGCCCGCTTGGGCACCTGCCAGTCGGCGTTCTGCAGCAGGAACTTGCGCGAGGCCGCGTAGTTCCCGTCGGCGAGCGCGTTCGCCTTGAGGAAGTCGCGGACGATGATCTCGGGCTGCGCGTCGCGGCGCGGCGTGATGTCGCGGTCGGGCGAGGCCGACTCGCCGCCCAGGTCGCCGATCACCCGCGGGCTGGTCGACGCCGGGATGTTGGCGCAACCGGCGAGCACGAGCAGGGTCGCGAGCAGGACGGCGACCGCCCGCACGCCGGCGGTGCGTCGCAGGTCAGGCATCGTCGGAACTCCCGTCCGCGCCGCGGCGCGCCATCGACTTCAGGGGCAGGGGGCTGACGGTGACCTTGCCGCCGCGCGTGCGGGGCAGCGTCAGCCGGAAACAGGAGCCGCTGCCCGGCTCGCCCCAGGCCTCGAGCCGGCCGCTGTGCAGGCGGGCGTCCTCGATGCTGATCGCCAGGCCCAGGCCGGTGCCGCCGGAGCGGCGCACCCGCGACGGATCGGAGCGCCAGAACCGGTTGAAGACGAGCTTCTCCTCGCCGGGGCGCAGGCCCACGCCGTAGTCGCGGACGGTGACCGCCACGGCGTCGTCGTCGGCGCGCATGGTGAGGATGACCGGCTTGCCCTCGCTGTGGTCGATGGCGTTGGCGAGCAAGTTGCGCAGCACCCGCTCGACGCGCCGGGTGTCGGCCTCGACGATGACCGGGTCGTCCGGCATGTCCAGGATCAGCTCGGTCTCGGACTGCTCGGCCAGGTGCCGGACGGTCGCCATCGCGGAGGCGATCGGGACCTCGATGTCGATCCGCTCGGCGTGCAGCTCGGCGACGCCCGCGTCGTGCCGGGAGATCTCGAGCAGCTCGGCGAGCAGGGTCTCGAACCGGTCCAGCTCCTTGACCATGAGCTCAGTGGTGCGGCGCAGGCCGGGATCGAGCTCGTCGGCGGAGTCGGCGATCATGTCGGCGGCCATCCGCACGGTGGTCAGCGGCGTGCGCAGCTCGTGCGAGACGTCGGAGGTGAACTGGCGCTGGAGATCGCCGAACTCCTCGAGCTGGCCGATCTGTTTGGACAGCGACTCGGCCATGTCGTTGAAGCTCATCGCCAGGCGCGCGATGTCGTCCTCACCGCGCACGGGCATGCGTTCCTTCAGCCTGCCCTCGGCGAAGCGCACGGCGATCCGCGCCGCGGAACGCACCGGCAGCACCACCTGCCGGGCCACCAGCAGGCTGACCGCGGCCAGCAGCAGCACCAGCACCGCGCCGCCGGTGTAGAGCGTGCCCTGCATCAGGTTGAGGGTGTTCTCCTCCTGCGTGAGCGGGAACACCAGGTACAGCTCGAGGCCCGCGATGGTCGACTGCACGGGGGTGCCGATCACCATCACCTTGCCGTACCTGCCGGTGCTGTCGGTGACGGTCGCGTGCTGATAGGACGCCTGGCCGCTGCGGACGAAGTTCTGCAGGCTCTGCGGGACCTCGCTCTCACTGCCCAACACGGTGGGCGGGCGCCCGGCGCCGTTCGGGACGATCAGGACGGGGTCGTAGTTGCCGGAGCGGGCCGCCGTCGGGCCCACGTCGAGCCCCTGACTGACCAGGCTGGACCGTACGCTGCGCAGCACCGACTCCACGCCCTCGGTGCGCGGTTCGGTGCGCCCGAGCGCGACCTCGACGTTCTGCTTGACCCGGGCCGTCTCCTCCTCGCCCGCGGCCAGCTTCGCGTTGATCAGCTGGTTGGTGATCTGCGAGGTGAGCACGAACCCCAGCAGGAGCAGCACCGTGAGGCTGAGCACCAGGGTCTGCGTGACCACCCGCAGCTGCAGCGATCGCCGCCACATCCGCCCCGCGTACGACAGTGCGGCGCCCACCAGGCGCATCAGGTCGCCGAGCAGGTCGGCGGGGTCGCGCCGACGCAGCCACTGCCATGCGGTCCGCGCCCGCCCGATCAGCTCGGACCGACGGGACCCGCTCATGCGGAGCGGGCTCCGGCGTTCCCGCGGCTCACGCCGGACCGGCCTTGTAGCCGACGCCGCGCAGGGTGAGCACGATCTCGGGGTTCTCCGGGTCCTTCTCGATCTTGGCGCGCAGCCGCTGGATGTGGACGTTGACCAGGCGGGTGTCCGCCGGATGCCGGTAGCCCCACACCTGTTCGAGCAGCACGTCGCGGGTGAAGACCTGGCGCGGCTTGCGCGCCATCGTCACCAGCAGGTCGAACTCGGTGGGCGTGAGGGAGATGACCGCGCCGTCCCGGGTCACCTTGTGCGCCGGCACGTCGATGACCACGTTGCCGATCGAGAGCAGCTCGCTGGGCTCGTCGTCGGTGCGGCGCAGCCGGGCCCGCACCCGAGCGACGAGTTCCTTCGGCTTGAACGGCTTGATCACGTAGTCGTCGGCGCCGGACTCGAGGCCGAGCACCACGTCGACGGTGTCGGCCTTGGCCGTGAGCATCACGATCGGCACGGACGAATCGGCGCGCAGCACGCGGCACACGTCGATGCCGTTCATGCCGGGGAGCATCAGGTCCAGCAGCACCAGGTCGGGCCGGAACTCGCGGGCGGCGCTGAGCGCCTGCGTGCCGTCGCCGACCACCGTCGAGTCGAAGCCCTCGTTGCGCAGGACGATGGTGAGCATCTCCGCGAGCGCGGGATCGTCGTCGATCACCAGGATCCGGGGTTTCATGCTGTCCATAGTGTCATTGCCGCCCGAGTTCCCGCCCGTACGACACATCCACACGGCCAGTTCGCGATCGCACCGCGCCGCACGTCCGGTCGGCGGCGCACCCTACGATCGCCTGCATGGGACGACTGGTCGCGATCGAAGGCCTCGACGGCGCGGGGAAGAACACGCTGACCCGCGCGGTCACGGAGCGCCTCACGGGGCGCGGCCTGACGGTGACCGCGCTCGCCTTCCCCCGCTACGGCACGCAGTTCGCCGACCTCGCCGCCGAGGCGCTGCGCGGTGGCAACGGCGACGTCGCGGAGTCCGTCTACGGCATGGGCCTTCTCTTCGCGTTCGACCGGCAGGCCGCCGCGCCCGACATCCGCGCCGCACTGGCCACCCACGACGTGGTGCTGCTCGACCGGTACGCCGCCTCCTCCGCCGCGTACAGCGCCGCGCGCCTGGGCGAGGGCCCCGACGGTGCCGTGGCGACCTGGGTGCGCGAGCTCGAGTTCGACCGGTTCGGCCTACCGCGCCCCGACCTGCAGGTCTACCTGGACGTGCCGGTGACCGTCGCCGCTGAGCGGGCCCGTTCGCGGGAGGCGAGCGACGCCGCCCGCGCACGCGACGCCTACGAGCGCGACGGCGTACTCCAGACCCGCACCGGCGCGGTCTACACCGGGCTGGCCGCCGCCGGCTGGGTCTCTCCGTGGCACGTGCACGGCGTCGACGACGCGCCGGAGCTGCTGGCCGACGCCATCGCCGCCCTTTCCTGACCGCCTCACGATGCCGCGTTCCGCGGTCGCGGACGTGCGCAGGAGCACTCGTAGCGCCGCAGAACTCGACATCGTGAGCTCGAGGGCGATCGTTCCGAACCTGAATGACATCTTTGATTTTCACTGAAGTCCCACCCGCAACGGTGCTGCGGCGCAGTAACGTGCGCCACGAAACTGACTCGTCAGTAACCGGGAGGGACGAGAAGTGCGGATCCTCGGAGCCACCGCCGCGGCGGGTGCGGCCGCCCTACTGCTCGGCGTCGCGGGCGCCGACACCGTCGGCCCACGGATC
Proteins encoded in this window:
- the secA gene encoding preprotein translocase subunit SecA, with the protein product MVKRLDGLASYVESLGDEYAALSDEKLQAKTELFKTRLEKGESLDEILPEAFATAREAAWRVLGQKPYHVQIMGAGALHEGDIAEMKTGEGKTLTSVMAAYANALTGKGVHLVTTNDYLAKRDADWMGRVHRFLGLEVDCILAGQDPERRRQAYSADITYGTNNEFGFDYLRDNMAHSEQELVQRGHNYAIVDEVDSILIDEARTPLIISGPADGSSKWYTEFSRIVPLMEKDTHYEVDIRKKTIGVNEAGVELVEDQLGIENLYDAQNSLLVSYLNNAIKAKELYERDKDYIVRSGEVLIVDEFTGRVLAGRRFNEGMHQALEAKEGVEIQAENQTLATITLQNYFRLYDKLSGMTGTAETEAAELHQIYKLGVIPIPTNKPMIRKDQTDLIYKTEEAKFAAIVDDIAERHEAGQPVLIGTTSVERSEYLSRQLERKKIPHTVLNAKFHEQEAAIIAKAGTPGAVTVATNMAGRGTDVVLGGNPDILADLALREQGLDPVTTAEEYEAAWDATIEQIKKESKAAGDKVREAGGLYVLGTERHESRRIDNQLRGRSGRQGDPGESRFYLSLGDELMRRFNGAQIEAWMNRVNLPDDVPIDNKFVSRAIRSAQTQVEQQNFEIRKNVLKYDDVQNEQRKVIYDERRKILRGEDLFDQVNHMTDDVVSAYVDGATATGYVEDWDLEELWTALRTLYPIELDWKQVVGEDENGDRDEITSGELKEILLKDIHAAYDKHQESIEQAAGEGTMRQVERSVLLSVLDQKWREHLYEMDYLKEGIGLRQIAQRDPVVEYQREGYDMFNGMLEGLKEESVATLFKVQVQQPEDGAAGAEGSAPAQAQVSSPVAEPDPEKIRLSGPSETGDLTEVAQTADEPQGTRSERRAAKRDAEKAAQKAAAARGKHRRK
- the lpqB gene encoding MtrAB system accessory lipoprotein LpqB, which encodes MPDLRRTAGVRAVAVLLATLLVLAGCANIPASTSPRVIGDLGGESASPDRDITPRRDAQPEIIVRDFLKANALADGNYAASRKFLLQNADWQVPKRAVVVKNIDVLPTDRAAGFIKATIRAQATGYLELDGTFTPATQSITQNVQLVQADGQWRIQGISDVGTEPILVIDADQFGSVYHRYLLYFPDPTGRTLVPDARWLASPRSKLAADLLLLLVRGPRASLKDAVFNPFGTNAAVRGAVTAAQGENRDPGVGFAGVQVDFTGLPRIEPDVARLVAGQVVWTLASADVQGPYVITVDGSSLDDKHQAGWNPNDVASISPNASSDLAVGLHGVLDGRFVKIAADQVTPVAGPLGSGTGIRSVGLSGTGRQVAAVLDAGARGEPGTALTMGPYGGVPTQVLTAGSMTRPSWTPDDGSVWTVLDGTRVVRVRQDQSTGEVTTADIDSGEVAAAVPGPISELRLSRDGVRVALVVAGRVLVGVVQTAADGRTRITNLAQVVTDRDLAASSVDWQSGDTLFIGRNTSDSPVLQVRYDSGEIRALPSRNLSPPVTNVAVSMSAVYATDMSGVWEIGIGPDSDEQYWSQVDRLAGGRANPVLPG
- the mtrA gene encoding MtrAB system response regulator MtrA codes for the protein MDSMKPRILVIDDDPALAEMLTIVLRNEGFDSTVVGDGTQALSAAREFRPDLVLLDLMLPGMNGIDVCRVLRADSSVPIVMLTAKADTVDVVLGLESGADDYVIKPFKPKELVARVRARLRRTDDEPSELLSIGNVVIDVPAHKVTRDGAVISLTPTEFDLLVTMARKPRQVFTRDVLLEQVWGYRHPADTRLVNVHIQRLRAKIEKDPENPEIVLTLRGVGYKAGPA
- the mtrB gene encoding MtrAB system histidine kinase MtrB, with amino-acid sequence MIGRARTAWQWLRRRDPADLLGDLMRLVGAALSYAGRMWRRSLQLRVVTQTLVLSLTVLLLLGFVLTSQITNQLINAKLAAGEEETARVKQNVEVALGRTEPRTEGVESVLRSVRSSLVSQGLDVGPTAARSGNYDPVLIVPNGAGRPPTVLGSESEVPQSLQNFVRSGQASYQHATVTDSTGRYGKVMVIGTPVQSTIAGLELYLVFPLTQEENTLNLMQGTLYTGGAVLVLLLAAVSLLVARQVVLPVRSAARIAVRFAEGRLKERMPVRGEDDIARLAMSFNDMAESLSKQIGQLEEFGDLQRQFTSDVSHELRTPLTTVRMAADMIADSADELDPGLRRTTELMVKELDRFETLLAELLEISRHDAGVAELHAERIDIEVPIASAMATVRHLAEQSETELILDMPDDPVIVEADTRRVERVLRNLLANAIDHSEGKPVILTMRADDDAVAVTVRDYGVGLRPGEEKLVFNRFWRSDPSRVRRSGGTGLGLAISIEDARLHSGRLEAWGEPGSGSCFRLTLPRTRGGKVTVSPLPLKSMARRGADGSSDDA
- a CDS encoding phosphoribosyltransferase family protein; protein product: MSVAPVLRSVGAAESVGLSAAARAANVRGTVRVRGLPGAGTVVLVDDVVTTGATLAESVAALARRGVSVAAAITLAAA
- the hpf gene encoding ribosome hibernation-promoting factor, HPF/YfiA family, producing the protein MTLLSPRDTNRTNTPSVEVDPFREPGHIADERDKEYLTPDCPVAIDGRNVEVPDHFRVYLEDKLARLEKFRPTITLFEVSLFHEPNPRQSKSCQRLELTVRGKGGVARAEAAAENFYAAFETALSRLQSRLRKAADRKKVHYGNRTPVSVAEATAPSALPDAPPRTEDDDDPYAALVEDHLPGQIVRTKDHPGTPMTVDDALSQMELVGHDFFLFFDKETEKPSVVYRRKAFDYGLLRLT
- a CDS encoding dTMP kinase is translated as MGRLVAIEGLDGAGKNTLTRAVTERLTGRGLTVTALAFPRYGTQFADLAAEALRGGNGDVAESVYGMGLLFAFDRQAAAPDIRAALATHDVVLLDRYAASSAAYSAARLGEGPDGAVATWVRELEFDRFGLPRPDLQVYLDVPVTVAAERARSREASDAARARDAYERDGVLQTRTGAVYTGLAAAGWVSPWHVHGVDDAPELLADAIAALS